From a region of the Carassius auratus strain Wakin chromosome 31, ASM336829v1, whole genome shotgun sequence genome:
- the esyt1b gene encoding extended synaptotagmin-1 isoform X2 has protein sequence MAHVVDSGPKNDSDSEKKIVPSQDSSSGEIDVPKNKLFDAKAILWTFGKCLTALLPVYLAGYYRMSTSLVVFGMMVYAGWKHSREAKEARLKSAIELVNDEQEYISSKSFRSRRDLPSWVSFPDVEKVEWLNKIIQQAWPFIGQYLEKLLTETIAPSIRGSSSHLQTLSFTKVDFGGKPMKVVGVKAHAENEKGQILLDVYISYVGDVEINVEVKRYFCKAGVKGIQLHGMMRVILEPLIGDVPIVGAVTMFFIQRPKLTINWTGLTNLLDVPGLNVMSDTMIMDAIASFLVLPNRLTVPLVADLHVAQLRCPLPRGVVRIHLLEADGLASTDNYVKGVMAGMSDPYALLRVGPQTFKSRHLDNTLNPKWNEMYEVIAHEVPGQELEVEVFDKDPDHDDFLGRTKLDLGIVKKSKIVDEWFNLKDTPSGRIHLRLEWLTLEADTERLEEVLKRNESVVSRTAKPPSAAILTVYLDKAEALPMKKGNKDPNPIVQISVQDVTRDSRICWSTVNPQWEDAFTFFIRDPSKQDISVQVKDNDRVQVLGSLSIPVSRLLSCQDLTLDEWFNLKDSGPASRIHINTVLRVLWLDEAAATSSLLSSDPLSKSSRPQKTTPHSSFATEGVLRIHLVEAQNLVPKDNMMRGMVKGKSDPYVKIQIGGETFKSRVIKENLSPTWNEMYEVVLTQLPGQELTLEVFDKDMDMKDDFMGRLKMNLSDIISSQYINEWFTLSDVKRGRVHLVLEWLPTVTQPEKLQQVLQYQSKSSYLNKSVPTAALLFVYVERAHELPLKESGKEPKVGAELILRRTSHRTTVCDRTSSPQWDEAFHFLVQDPLNEDLVVKLTHNWDFSLGSVVIPVRELLSEPGLMLDQWLDLDGASPQSQILLRAQLKILCPKETESSEDREEPHRPEASSIRRKQDEELMQKSSFEEVPPSPVSRTSSVSVPEEEEVPKVTDVSRSDDLRPLHTSPDPSFGAEGVLRLHLLEAEDLVAKDNMIGRKGKSDPYVKILIGDTVFKSHVIKENLNPVWNEMYELVMTSRSTSDVLVEVFDKDMDKDDFLGRVKISLQEIIQSQLTDKWFSLSDVKHGRVHMILEWLPTVTQRDRLQKALQLQSEHSYQNKSVASAALFFILLERAHDLPLKKSGKEPKAAAELVLGDISHKTKVCDRSTSPEWSEAFHFLIHNPTEEILIIKLSSAFEQPLGSVVLPIRELLSEPGLLMDQWLSLDGAGPDSQILLRAQLKILDSSLDTSVLHRKKPEEKAQSQLSTKTQLDTEDLSNVPDSTSSEGGYMEPVKTFGSAHEEQKHMEKPEEQSPKKVSPSVPAEESKVSSSTDVRPQKTSHDPSFGTKGVLRIHLLEAKDLVAKDNMMGGMVKGKSDPYVKIHIGDTTFKSHVIKENLNPVWNEMYEMVLRPDYNLDVKFEVYDKDFESDDFLGRFKLKLGHIISSQYDDEWFTLNDIKHGRVHLVLEWLPTSTQQDRLDQVMQMQSSLTYQNKCVPSAALVFIYLERAHDLPLKKSGKEPKAAAELVLGATSYKTKVCDRSTSPHWSEAFEFLVHDPKKDILVIKISSAWDQPMGSVVLPIRELLSKPDLLMDQWLDLDGASPKSQILLRAQLKILDSKMAALIAMGSGPVLSNKQTATTGHIKISLSFQKKLTVIIHACRGLVTSSKDSLDTYVSLILLPDKSKATKRKTSVKKKSLNPEFNERFEFDMSVEDAQRRELSVCVKNASSSFMNRDKDLIGQVQIDLGHADLISGVTEWYDLKEEQN, from the exons ATGGCGCACGTCGTTGATTCAGGGCCGAAAAACGACTCGGACTCGGAAAAGAAGATTGTACCGTCCCAGGACAGTTCATCGGGAGAAATAGACGTCcctaaaaataaactatttgatGCCAAGGCAATCTTATGGACTTTTGGCAAATGTCTCACAGCCTTGTTGCCCGTGTACCTGGCTGGTTACTATCGGATGAGCACTAGTTTAGTGGTGTTTGGGATGATGGTTTACGCAGGATGGAAACACTCTCGTGAGGCGAAGGAGGCGAGACTGAAGTCTGCTATAGAGTTAGTCAACGACGAACAGGAATACATCTCCTCCAAATCATTCAGAAGTAGAAGAGACCTGCCTTCTTGG GTCAGTTTTCCAGATGTGGAGAAGGTTGAATGGCTCAACAAG ATTATTCAGCAGGCCTGGCCATTTATTGGTCAGTATTTAGAGAAGCTGCTGACGGAAACCATTGCTCCATCCATCCGCGGCTCCAGCTCTCATCTGCAGACGCTCAGCTTCACGAAGGTCGACTTTGGTGGCAAG cctATGAAGGTGGTTGGAGTGAAGGCTCATGCAGAAAATGAGAAAGGTCAAATTCTGCTCGACGTTTACATCAG TTACGTGGGGGACGTGGAGATAAATGTGGAGGTGAAGAGGTATTTCTGCAAGGCTGGTGTGAAGGGAATACAG CTTCATGGAATGATGCGTGTGATTTTGGAGCCTCTGATCGGTGACGTCCCAATCGTGGGTGCTGTAACCATGTTCTTCATTCAAAGACCT AAACTGACCATCAACTGGACCGGTTTGACCAACCTGCTGGACGTTCCAGGGCTCAA TGTGATGTCAGATACTATGATCATGGACGCGATCGCTTCATTCCTGGTTCTGCCCAATCGTCTCACTGTTCCTCTAGTGGCAGACCTGCATGTTGCTCAGCTGCGGTGCCCTTTACCcagg GGAGTTGTGCGTATTCACCTGCTGGAGGCTGATGGTCTGGCTTCGACGGATAACTATGTGAAGGGTGTGATGGCAGGCATGTCTGACCCATACGCCCTGCTCAGAGTCGGGCCGCAAACCTTCAAATCCCGCCATCTGGACAACACACTCAATCCCAAATGGAATGAAATGTATGAG GTCATTGCTCATGAGGTGCCTGGTCAGGAGCTAGAGGTGGAAGTGTTTGATAAAGATCCTGATCATGATGATTTCCTGGGCAG GACAAAATTAGATTTGGGGATTGTGAAGAAATCTAAAATAGTGGATGAG TGGTTCAATTTGAAAGACACCCCTTCAGGACGGATTCATCTCAGACTTGAGTGGCTGACACTAGAAGCCGACACAGAAAGACTAGAAGAG GTTCTGAAGAGAAATGAAAGTGTGGTGAGTCGAACAGCAAAGCCTCCCTCAGCAGCCATCCTGACAGTGTATCTGGACAAGGCTGAGGCACTTCCT ATGAAGAAAGGCAATAAGGATCCCAATCCGATCGTTCAGATCTCAGTGCAAGATGTAACTCGTGACAGCCGG ATTTGCTGGAGTACGGTGAACCCCCAGTGGGAGGACGCTTTCACTTTCTTCATCAGAGATCCAAGCAAACAGGACATTAGCGTACAG GTGAAGGATAATGACCGTGTTCAGGTTTTGGGAAGTCTGTCCATTCCTGTATCCCGTCTTCTCTCTTGCCAAGATCTGACTTTGGACGAGTGGTTTAATCTGAAGGATTCTGGTCCAGCAAGCCGCATCCACATCAACACAGTGCTCAGG GTGCTCTGGTTGGATGAAGCCGCTGCAACttcctctctcctctccagtgACCCTCTTTCCAAGAGTTCACGTCCACAGAAGACGACGCCTCATTCCAGCTTCGCCACTGAG GGGGTGCTGCGTATCCACCTCGTGGAGGCTCAAAATCTGGTCCCCAAGGACAACATGATGAGAGGGATGGTGAAGGGCAAGAGCGACCCGTATGTCAAGATCCAAATTGGAGGTGAAACCTTTAAGAGTCGAGTGATCAAGGAGAACCTCAGCCCCACCTGGAACGAGATGTATGAG GTGGTTTTGACGCAGCTTCCTGGTCAAGAGTTGACGCTGGAAGTTTTTGATAAGGACATGGACATGAAAGATGACTTTATGGGAAG gctGAAGATGAATCTGAGTGACATAATCAGCTCTCAATACATTAATGAA tggTTTACTCTGAGCGATGTTAAGCGTGGCCGTGTTCATCTCGTTCttgaatggctgcccactgtaaCACAACCAGAGAAACTACAGCAG GTGTTGCAGTACCAGTCAAAGAGCTCATACCTGAATAAGAGCGTGCCGACTGCCGCTCTCCTGTTTGTGTATGTGGAGCGCGCGCATGAGCTTCCT TTGAAGGAGAGTGGAAAGGAGCCTAAAGTTGGAGCTGAGCTGATTTTGAGGAGAACATCTCATAGAACCACG GTATGCGATCGCACCAGCTCTCCCCAGTGGGACGAGGCATTTCACTTTCTGGTTCAGGATCCATTGAACGAAGACCTTGTTGTGAAG TTGACCCACAACTGGGACTTCTCTCTGGGATCTGTGGTGATTCCTGTCAGAGAGCTTCTCTCTGAGCCAGGTCTGATGCTGGACCAGTGGCTCGATCTGGATGGAGCGTCACCCCAGAGTCAGATTCTGCTCAGAGCTCAGCTgaag ATTCTTTGCCCTAAAGAGACAGAGAGCTCTGAAGACCGTGAGGAACCTCATCGTCCTGAAGCGTCCAGCATTAGAAGAAAACAGGATGAGGAATTAATGCAGAA GTCTAGCTTTGAGGAGGTCCCACCATCTCCTGTCAGCAGGACTTCCTCTGTGTCAGTCCCAGAAGAGGAAGAAGTCCCAAAGGTCACAGACGTTTCCAGGTCAGATGACCTTCGACCCTTGCACACCAGCCCTGACCCCAGCTTTGGTGCTGAG GGTGTGCTCCGCCTCCACCTGCTGGAAGCTGAAGATCTGGTCGCAAAGGACAACATGATTGGTAGGAAGGGGAAGAGTGACCCGTATGTCAAGATCCTTATCGGAGACACAGTCTTTAAGAGTCATGTGATCAAGGAGAACCTCAACCCCGTCTGGAACGAGATGTATGAG CTGGTTATGACCTCCAGGTCGACCTCTGATGTCCTCGTGGAGGTTTTCGACAAGGATATGGACAAAGACGACTTTTTAGGGAG GGTGAAAATCAGCTTACAGGAGATCATTCAGTCTCAGCTGACTGACAAA tGGTTTTCTCTGAGTGACGTCAAACATGGCCGGGTTCATATGATTCTGGAATGGCTGCCCACAGTCACACAACGTGACAGACTACAAAAG GCTCTGCAGTTACAGTCTGAGCATTCATACCAGAACAAATCTGTGGCGTCAGCAGCTCTGTTCTTCATCCTCTTGGAGAGAGCTCACGACCTGCCG CTGAAGAAGAGTGGAAAGGAGCCTAAAGCTGCTGCAGAGCTGGTGCTGGGAGACATTTCTCATAAAACCAAG GTGTGTGACCGCTCCACGTCTCCCGAGTGGAGTGAAGCTTTTCACTTCCTCATTCACAACCCTACAGAGGAAATTCTTATTATTAAG CTTTCAAGTGCCTTTGAGCAGCCCTTAGGCTCTGTGGTTCTACCAATCAGAGAGCTGCTTTCAGAACCAGGTCTACTGATGGACCAGTGGTTGAGTCTGGATGGAGCAGGTCCTGACAGTCAGATTCTGCTGAGGGCACAACTTAAG ATTTTGGACTCAAGTTTGGATACAAGTGTCCTTCATCGTAAAA AGCCTGAAGAAAAAGCACAGTCACAGTTGAGCACGAAAACACAGCTTGACACTGAG GATCTCAGCAATGTTCCTGATTCCACTTCCAGTGAAGGTGGATATATGGAACCAGTCAAAACATTTGGATCAGCCCATGaagaacaaaaacacatggaAAAACCAGAAGAGCA GTCTCCCAAGAAGGTTTCTCCCAGTGTCCCTGCAGAAGAGTCAAAAGTCTCTAGCTCCACAGACGTACGACCCCAAAAGACGAGCCATGACCCCAGCTTTGGCACCAAG GGGGTGCTGCGCATCCATCTTTTGGAAGCGAAGGATCTGGTTGCGAAGGACAACATGATGGGAGGGATGGTGAAGGGCAAGAGCGACCCGTATGTCAAGATTCATATCGGAGACACAACCTTTAAGAGTCACGTGATCAAGGAGAACCTCAACCCCGTCTGGAACGAGATGTATGAG ATGGTTCTGAGACCTGATTATAATCTTGATGTGAAGTTTGAGGTCTATGATAAGGATTTTGAATCGGATGATTTCCTTGGAAG GTTCAAGCTCAAACTCGGCCACATCATCAGTTCCCAGTATGATGATGAA TGGTTTACTTTGAATGATATAAAACACGGTCGAGTCCATTTGGTCCTGGAATGGCTTCCCACCTCAACACAGCAGGATAGACTGGATCAA GTAATGCAGATGCAAAGCTCTCTGACCTACCAGAACAAGTGTGTGCCATCAGCAGCgttggtgtttatttatttagaaagagcTCATGATCTTCCT TTGAAGAAAAGCGGAAAGGAACCCAAAGCTGCTGCTGAACTTGTACTTGGAGCAACATCTTATAAAACCAAG GTGTGTGATCGATCAACTTCTCCTCACTGGAGTGAAGCATTTGAATTTCTGGTTCATGACCCCAAAAAGGACATACTTGTCATTAAG ATCTCAAGTGCCTGGGACCAACCCATGGGCTCTGTGGTTCTACCAATCAGAGAGCTGCTCTCAAAACCAGATCTGCTGATGGACCAGTGGCTCGATCTGGATGGAGCTTCACCAAAGAGCCAGATCCTACTCCGGGCACAGCTGAAG ATCTTGGATTCAAAAATGGCCGCCTTAATAGCCATGGGTTCAGGTCCTGTGTTGAGTAATAAGCAGACGGCCACCACTGGTCACATCAAAATCTCCCTTTCCTTCCAGAAGAAGTTGACCGTGATCATCCATGCATGCAG GGGTCTGGTTACATCATCTAAGGACAGCTTAGACACCTACGTCTCCCTCATTCTGCTTCCGGATAAAAGCAAGGCcaccaaaagaaaaacaagtgTGAAGAAGAAAAGTCTGAACCCAGAGTTCAATGAAAG GTTTGAGTTTGATATGAGTGTGGAGGACGCTCAGAGACGAGAGCTCAGCGTCTGTGTGAAAAACGCATCCTCGTCCTTCATGAATCGAGACAAAGACTTGATCGGCCAG GTGCAGATAGACCTGGGACATGCTGACTTAATCTCTGGAGTCACAGAATG GTATGATCTAAAAGAAGAGCAGAACTAA
- the esyt1b gene encoding extended synaptotagmin-1 isoform X1, producing MAHVVDSGPKNDSDSEKKIVPSQDSSSGEIDVPKNKLFDAKAILWTFGKCLTALLPVYLAGYYRMSTSLVVFGMMVYAGWKHSREAKEARLKSAIELVNDEQEYISSKSFRSRRDLPSWVSFPDVEKVEWLNKIIQQAWPFIGQYLEKLLTETIAPSIRGSSSHLQTLSFTKVDFGGKPMKVVGVKAHAENEKGQILLDVYISYVGDVEINVEVKRYFCKAGVKGIQLHGMMRVILEPLIGDVPIVGAVTMFFIQRPKLTINWTGLTNLLDVPGLNVMSDTMIMDAIASFLVLPNRLTVPLVADLHVAQLRCPLPRGVVRIHLLEADGLASTDNYVKGVMAGMSDPYALLRVGPQTFKSRHLDNTLNPKWNEMYEVIAHEVPGQELEVEVFDKDPDHDDFLGRTKLDLGIVKKSKIVDEWFNLKDTPSGRIHLRLEWLTLEADTERLEEVLKRNESVVSRTAKPPSAAILTVYLDKAEALPMKKGNKDPNPIVQISVQDVTRDSRICWSTVNPQWEDAFTFFIRDPSKQDISVQVKDNDRVQVLGSLSIPVSRLLSCQDLTLDEWFNLKDSGPASRIHINTVLRVLWLDEAAATSSLLSSDPLSKSSRPQKTTPHSSFATEGVLRIHLVEAQNLVPKDNMMRGMVKGKSDPYVKIQIGGETFKSRVIKENLSPTWNEMYEVVLTQLPGQELTLEVFDKDMDMKDDFMGRLKMNLSDIISSQYINEWFTLSDVKRGRVHLVLEWLPTVTQPEKLQQVLQYQSKSSYLNKSVPTAALLFVYVERAHELPLKESGKEPKVGAELILRRTSHRTTVCDRTSSPQWDEAFHFLVQDPLNEDLVVKLTHNWDFSLGSVVIPVRELLSEPGLMLDQWLDLDGASPQSQILLRAQLKILCPKETESSEDREEPHRPEASSIRRKQDEELMQKSSFEEVPPSPVSRTSSVSVPEEEEVPKVTDVSRSDDLRPLHTSPDPSFGAEGVLRLHLLEAEDLVAKDNMIGRKGKSDPYVKILIGDTVFKSHVIKENLNPVWNEMYELVMTSRSTSDVLVEVFDKDMDKDDFLGRVKISLQEIIQSQLTDKWFSLSDVKHGRVHMILEWLPTVTQRDRLQKALQLQSEHSYQNKSVASAALFFILLERAHDLPLKKSGKEPKAAAELVLGDISHKTKVCDRSTSPEWSEAFHFLIHNPTEEILIIKLSSAFEQPLGSVVLPIRELLSEPGLLMDQWLSLDGAGPDSQILLRAQLKILDSSLDTSVLHRKKPVVGEEHSVSEQPEEKAQSQLSTKTQLDTEDLSNVPDSTSSEGGYMEPVKTFGSAHEEQKHMEKPEEQSPKKVSPSVPAEESKVSSSTDVRPQKTSHDPSFGTKGVLRIHLLEAKDLVAKDNMMGGMVKGKSDPYVKIHIGDTTFKSHVIKENLNPVWNEMYEMVLRPDYNLDVKFEVYDKDFESDDFLGRFKLKLGHIISSQYDDEWFTLNDIKHGRVHLVLEWLPTSTQQDRLDQVMQMQSSLTYQNKCVPSAALVFIYLERAHDLPLKKSGKEPKAAAELVLGATSYKTKVCDRSTSPHWSEAFEFLVHDPKKDILVIKISSAWDQPMGSVVLPIRELLSKPDLLMDQWLDLDGASPKSQILLRAQLKILDSKMAALIAMGSGPVLSNKQTATTGHIKISLSFQKKLTVIIHACRGLVTSSKDSLDTYVSLILLPDKSKATKRKTSVKKKSLNPEFNERFEFDMSVEDAQRRELSVCVKNASSSFMNRDKDLIGQVQIDLGHADLISGVTEWYDLKEEQN from the exons ATGGCGCACGTCGTTGATTCAGGGCCGAAAAACGACTCGGACTCGGAAAAGAAGATTGTACCGTCCCAGGACAGTTCATCGGGAGAAATAGACGTCcctaaaaataaactatttgatGCCAAGGCAATCTTATGGACTTTTGGCAAATGTCTCACAGCCTTGTTGCCCGTGTACCTGGCTGGTTACTATCGGATGAGCACTAGTTTAGTGGTGTTTGGGATGATGGTTTACGCAGGATGGAAACACTCTCGTGAGGCGAAGGAGGCGAGACTGAAGTCTGCTATAGAGTTAGTCAACGACGAACAGGAATACATCTCCTCCAAATCATTCAGAAGTAGAAGAGACCTGCCTTCTTGG GTCAGTTTTCCAGATGTGGAGAAGGTTGAATGGCTCAACAAG ATTATTCAGCAGGCCTGGCCATTTATTGGTCAGTATTTAGAGAAGCTGCTGACGGAAACCATTGCTCCATCCATCCGCGGCTCCAGCTCTCATCTGCAGACGCTCAGCTTCACGAAGGTCGACTTTGGTGGCAAG cctATGAAGGTGGTTGGAGTGAAGGCTCATGCAGAAAATGAGAAAGGTCAAATTCTGCTCGACGTTTACATCAG TTACGTGGGGGACGTGGAGATAAATGTGGAGGTGAAGAGGTATTTCTGCAAGGCTGGTGTGAAGGGAATACAG CTTCATGGAATGATGCGTGTGATTTTGGAGCCTCTGATCGGTGACGTCCCAATCGTGGGTGCTGTAACCATGTTCTTCATTCAAAGACCT AAACTGACCATCAACTGGACCGGTTTGACCAACCTGCTGGACGTTCCAGGGCTCAA TGTGATGTCAGATACTATGATCATGGACGCGATCGCTTCATTCCTGGTTCTGCCCAATCGTCTCACTGTTCCTCTAGTGGCAGACCTGCATGTTGCTCAGCTGCGGTGCCCTTTACCcagg GGAGTTGTGCGTATTCACCTGCTGGAGGCTGATGGTCTGGCTTCGACGGATAACTATGTGAAGGGTGTGATGGCAGGCATGTCTGACCCATACGCCCTGCTCAGAGTCGGGCCGCAAACCTTCAAATCCCGCCATCTGGACAACACACTCAATCCCAAATGGAATGAAATGTATGAG GTCATTGCTCATGAGGTGCCTGGTCAGGAGCTAGAGGTGGAAGTGTTTGATAAAGATCCTGATCATGATGATTTCCTGGGCAG GACAAAATTAGATTTGGGGATTGTGAAGAAATCTAAAATAGTGGATGAG TGGTTCAATTTGAAAGACACCCCTTCAGGACGGATTCATCTCAGACTTGAGTGGCTGACACTAGAAGCCGACACAGAAAGACTAGAAGAG GTTCTGAAGAGAAATGAAAGTGTGGTGAGTCGAACAGCAAAGCCTCCCTCAGCAGCCATCCTGACAGTGTATCTGGACAAGGCTGAGGCACTTCCT ATGAAGAAAGGCAATAAGGATCCCAATCCGATCGTTCAGATCTCAGTGCAAGATGTAACTCGTGACAGCCGG ATTTGCTGGAGTACGGTGAACCCCCAGTGGGAGGACGCTTTCACTTTCTTCATCAGAGATCCAAGCAAACAGGACATTAGCGTACAG GTGAAGGATAATGACCGTGTTCAGGTTTTGGGAAGTCTGTCCATTCCTGTATCCCGTCTTCTCTCTTGCCAAGATCTGACTTTGGACGAGTGGTTTAATCTGAAGGATTCTGGTCCAGCAAGCCGCATCCACATCAACACAGTGCTCAGG GTGCTCTGGTTGGATGAAGCCGCTGCAACttcctctctcctctccagtgACCCTCTTTCCAAGAGTTCACGTCCACAGAAGACGACGCCTCATTCCAGCTTCGCCACTGAG GGGGTGCTGCGTATCCACCTCGTGGAGGCTCAAAATCTGGTCCCCAAGGACAACATGATGAGAGGGATGGTGAAGGGCAAGAGCGACCCGTATGTCAAGATCCAAATTGGAGGTGAAACCTTTAAGAGTCGAGTGATCAAGGAGAACCTCAGCCCCACCTGGAACGAGATGTATGAG GTGGTTTTGACGCAGCTTCCTGGTCAAGAGTTGACGCTGGAAGTTTTTGATAAGGACATGGACATGAAAGATGACTTTATGGGAAG gctGAAGATGAATCTGAGTGACATAATCAGCTCTCAATACATTAATGAA tggTTTACTCTGAGCGATGTTAAGCGTGGCCGTGTTCATCTCGTTCttgaatggctgcccactgtaaCACAACCAGAGAAACTACAGCAG GTGTTGCAGTACCAGTCAAAGAGCTCATACCTGAATAAGAGCGTGCCGACTGCCGCTCTCCTGTTTGTGTATGTGGAGCGCGCGCATGAGCTTCCT TTGAAGGAGAGTGGAAAGGAGCCTAAAGTTGGAGCTGAGCTGATTTTGAGGAGAACATCTCATAGAACCACG GTATGCGATCGCACCAGCTCTCCCCAGTGGGACGAGGCATTTCACTTTCTGGTTCAGGATCCATTGAACGAAGACCTTGTTGTGAAG TTGACCCACAACTGGGACTTCTCTCTGGGATCTGTGGTGATTCCTGTCAGAGAGCTTCTCTCTGAGCCAGGTCTGATGCTGGACCAGTGGCTCGATCTGGATGGAGCGTCACCCCAGAGTCAGATTCTGCTCAGAGCTCAGCTgaag ATTCTTTGCCCTAAAGAGACAGAGAGCTCTGAAGACCGTGAGGAACCTCATCGTCCTGAAGCGTCCAGCATTAGAAGAAAACAGGATGAGGAATTAATGCAGAA GTCTAGCTTTGAGGAGGTCCCACCATCTCCTGTCAGCAGGACTTCCTCTGTGTCAGTCCCAGAAGAGGAAGAAGTCCCAAAGGTCACAGACGTTTCCAGGTCAGATGACCTTCGACCCTTGCACACCAGCCCTGACCCCAGCTTTGGTGCTGAG GGTGTGCTCCGCCTCCACCTGCTGGAAGCTGAAGATCTGGTCGCAAAGGACAACATGATTGGTAGGAAGGGGAAGAGTGACCCGTATGTCAAGATCCTTATCGGAGACACAGTCTTTAAGAGTCATGTGATCAAGGAGAACCTCAACCCCGTCTGGAACGAGATGTATGAG CTGGTTATGACCTCCAGGTCGACCTCTGATGTCCTCGTGGAGGTTTTCGACAAGGATATGGACAAAGACGACTTTTTAGGGAG GGTGAAAATCAGCTTACAGGAGATCATTCAGTCTCAGCTGACTGACAAA tGGTTTTCTCTGAGTGACGTCAAACATGGCCGGGTTCATATGATTCTGGAATGGCTGCCCACAGTCACACAACGTGACAGACTACAAAAG GCTCTGCAGTTACAGTCTGAGCATTCATACCAGAACAAATCTGTGGCGTCAGCAGCTCTGTTCTTCATCCTCTTGGAGAGAGCTCACGACCTGCCG CTGAAGAAGAGTGGAAAGGAGCCTAAAGCTGCTGCAGAGCTGGTGCTGGGAGACATTTCTCATAAAACCAAG GTGTGTGACCGCTCCACGTCTCCCGAGTGGAGTGAAGCTTTTCACTTCCTCATTCACAACCCTACAGAGGAAATTCTTATTATTAAG CTTTCAAGTGCCTTTGAGCAGCCCTTAGGCTCTGTGGTTCTACCAATCAGAGAGCTGCTTTCAGAACCAGGTCTACTGATGGACCAGTGGTTGAGTCTGGATGGAGCAGGTCCTGACAGTCAGATTCTGCTGAGGGCACAACTTAAG ATTTTGGACTCAAGTTTGGATACAAGTGTCCTTCATCGTAAAAAGCCTGTTGTTGGAGAAGAGCATTCAGTGAGTGAACAGCCTGAAGAAAAAGCACAGTCACAGTTGAGCACGAAAACACAGCTTGACACTGAG GATCTCAGCAATGTTCCTGATTCCACTTCCAGTGAAGGTGGATATATGGAACCAGTCAAAACATTTGGATCAGCCCATGaagaacaaaaacacatggaAAAACCAGAAGAGCA GTCTCCCAAGAAGGTTTCTCCCAGTGTCCCTGCAGAAGAGTCAAAAGTCTCTAGCTCCACAGACGTACGACCCCAAAAGACGAGCCATGACCCCAGCTTTGGCACCAAG GGGGTGCTGCGCATCCATCTTTTGGAAGCGAAGGATCTGGTTGCGAAGGACAACATGATGGGAGGGATGGTGAAGGGCAAGAGCGACCCGTATGTCAAGATTCATATCGGAGACACAACCTTTAAGAGTCACGTGATCAAGGAGAACCTCAACCCCGTCTGGAACGAGATGTATGAG ATGGTTCTGAGACCTGATTATAATCTTGATGTGAAGTTTGAGGTCTATGATAAGGATTTTGAATCGGATGATTTCCTTGGAAG GTTCAAGCTCAAACTCGGCCACATCATCAGTTCCCAGTATGATGATGAA TGGTTTACTTTGAATGATATAAAACACGGTCGAGTCCATTTGGTCCTGGAATGGCTTCCCACCTCAACACAGCAGGATAGACTGGATCAA GTAATGCAGATGCAAAGCTCTCTGACCTACCAGAACAAGTGTGTGCCATCAGCAGCgttggtgtttatttatttagaaagagcTCATGATCTTCCT TTGAAGAAAAGCGGAAAGGAACCCAAAGCTGCTGCTGAACTTGTACTTGGAGCAACATCTTATAAAACCAAG GTGTGTGATCGATCAACTTCTCCTCACTGGAGTGAAGCATTTGAATTTCTGGTTCATGACCCCAAAAAGGACATACTTGTCATTAAG ATCTCAAGTGCCTGGGACCAACCCATGGGCTCTGTGGTTCTACCAATCAGAGAGCTGCTCTCAAAACCAGATCTGCTGATGGACCAGTGGCTCGATCTGGATGGAGCTTCACCAAAGAGCCAGATCCTACTCCGGGCACAGCTGAAG ATCTTGGATTCAAAAATGGCCGCCTTAATAGCCATGGGTTCAGGTCCTGTGTTGAGTAATAAGCAGACGGCCACCACTGGTCACATCAAAATCTCCCTTTCCTTCCAGAAGAAGTTGACCGTGATCATCCATGCATGCAG GGGTCTGGTTACATCATCTAAGGACAGCTTAGACACCTACGTCTCCCTCATTCTGCTTCCGGATAAAAGCAAGGCcaccaaaagaaaaacaagtgTGAAGAAGAAAAGTCTGAACCCAGAGTTCAATGAAAG GTTTGAGTTTGATATGAGTGTGGAGGACGCTCAGAGACGAGAGCTCAGCGTCTGTGTGAAAAACGCATCCTCGTCCTTCATGAATCGAGACAAAGACTTGATCGGCCAG GTGCAGATAGACCTGGGACATGCTGACTTAATCTCTGGAGTCACAGAATG GTATGATCTAAAAGAAGAGCAGAACTAA